A genomic stretch from Cellulomonas sp. KRMCY2 includes:
- a CDS encoding glycosyltransferase family 2 protein encodes MVTLSVVVPCYNSADYMRRCVDSLLLGGGPEVEVLIVDDGSHDATAEVADEYEARFPGRVRAVHKPNGGHGSTINVGLELARGRYFKVVDSDDWVDVEAFAELVSTLRRLGAADERVDMVLSNFVYEKEGRGTKRAVRFRRALPRGRVFGWDEVRRLRKTQYFLMHSIVYRTGLLREVELRLPEHTFYVDNIFAYMPLASVQRMYYLDVDLYRYSIGRAGQSVAEQVMIGRLDQQLRVNRMMMEHVARTVPPGHPAYRYMTHYLEIVCAVSSTLLLRSGTDAALAAKEALWRGIRVEDAPLHRRLRRSALGQITNLPGRHGRRVTLAAYRAAQWRVGFN; translated from the coding sequence GTGGTCACCTTGTCCGTCGTCGTGCCGTGCTACAACTCGGCCGACTACATGCGTCGCTGCGTCGACTCGCTGCTCCTGGGGGGCGGTCCCGAGGTCGAGGTCCTCATCGTGGATGACGGCTCGCACGACGCCACGGCCGAGGTCGCCGACGAGTACGAGGCCCGGTTCCCCGGCAGGGTGCGCGCGGTGCACAAGCCCAACGGCGGGCACGGATCGACGATCAACGTGGGCCTGGAGCTCGCCAGGGGGCGCTACTTCAAGGTCGTCGACTCGGACGACTGGGTCGACGTGGAGGCCTTCGCCGAGCTGGTGTCCACCCTTCGTCGGCTCGGGGCGGCCGACGAGCGCGTCGACATGGTGCTCAGCAACTTCGTGTACGAGAAGGAGGGGCGCGGCACGAAGCGGGCCGTCCGGTTCCGCCGGGCGCTGCCTCGTGGACGGGTCTTCGGCTGGGACGAGGTGCGCCGGCTCCGCAAGACCCAGTACTTCCTCATGCACTCGATCGTCTACCGGACAGGTCTGCTGCGTGAGGTCGAGCTCCGCCTGCCCGAGCACACCTTCTACGTGGACAACATCTTCGCGTACATGCCGCTCGCGTCGGTGCAACGGATGTACTACCTCGACGTCGACCTCTACCGGTACTCCATCGGGCGGGCCGGTCAGTCGGTCGCCGAGCAGGTGATGATCGGCCGGCTCGACCAGCAGCTGCGGGTCAACCGGATGATGATGGAGCACGTCGCGCGCACGGTCCCGCCGGGGCACCCGGCGTACCGCTACATGACGCACTACCTGGAGATCGTCTGCGCGGTGTCCTCGACGCTGCTGCTGCGCTCGGGTACGGACGCGGCTCTGGCGGCCAAGGAAGCCTTGTGGCGGGGAATCCGTGTGGAGGACGCGCCGCTGCACCGTCGCCTGCGGCGCAGCGCCCTCGGGCAGATCACCAACCTCCCGGGTCGGCACGGACGCAGGGTGACGCTCGCGGCCTACCGTGCGGCCCAGTGGCGCGTCGGCTTCAACTGA